In the genome of Crassostrea angulata isolate pt1a10 chromosome 6, ASM2561291v2, whole genome shotgun sequence, the window GAAAAATCCAGGATTATGTATGGACTGGAGCTAGGGACTTGTTAGACGAATCTAAAACCATTGAAACGGAGTCAAATTGAACGTGGGGGAGAAAAAACTATCCTTAGGAGACGTAACTATAGAGCAGTGGGGTTATGCAAGCCTTCAAATTCTATTTGAGATGATCAATGATGGTACTTGTACACTGAAACAGTCTCTTGATTATGTGCGCTACACCCAATCCGTCTTCAGACTGGCCGCTAACTATATGTGGCCAAGGGTTTTGTTGTATGATCGTGAATACCGTGAAAACCAGTTGAAGTATTCTTATACGTGGAATACCCCATGTGCACAGCTAAGAGAGTTCAATCTTATACCAAAGAGGGATAACACCACCACTCAGTTTATTTCTCATATGGGCAAAGCGCAAGTGGAGAAGCCAGTTCATCAGCCTACTGTTATACCGTCAACACCCAACAAACGCGGAAGGGGACCATTCTTATTAAATGGGCGTGAAATATGCCGTCGTTTTAACCAGGACAACTGTGTGCGTCCAGACTGCAGGCTAGCTCATAACTGTTACATTTCTTATGGGACAACTCATCCGGCAACTAAGCATGGTTTGGCAGGAAAAACAGCAACAGACCCAAAAAACGGATAGGCAACTCTCCGTCGTACAACCTGCAGGTTTCCGCCTGGGAAAAGCTTATTCCTTACAATGACTTTGATAAACCATTTATCCTGCAGGGCGTTAAGGAGGGGTTTCACATTGTTGACAAGGATTTAGATACTGATACTTATGTTGAATGTAGCAATTATAAATCTTCTGTAGTTTTTTGCAATCAAGTTGAGTCacaaattgattatgaaatttTGCATGGAAATTATGTTGTATGTGATAGACCTATGAATATTGTAAGTGCCTTGGGCGCCATCCCCATGTCTCCAAACAAAGTACGACTCATTCATGACGCAAATCGACCCATTGGCAAAAGTCTCAATGATTATACTTCTGATAACTCTTGTTCATATATGGACCTAAGTCATGCTTGTAAACTAATCACAAAAAACTGTTTTTTAGCTAAAGTAGACCTTCAGAGTGCCTACAGGTCTGTCAATATTCACCCTAGTAATTATAGATTTACAGGTTTAAAATGGCAATTTACAAATGACAGCAGTGTTACATATTTGTATGATGCAAAACTACCTTTTGGGGCTGCAAAAAGCCCTAGCATTTTTCAGAGATTGTCTAGTTGTGTTTGTAGAATTGTGAAGCTTCATTATGGGATTACAGCAATTGTTTATATTGACGATTTCTTAGTTATTgaaaaaacttttgagaaatGTATGTTTGCATTACAAGTTTTGGTCAAAACACTGAGACAATTAGGGTTCTGTATCAATTGGAACAAAGTGGAAGGACCATGCCAGCAGCTTACTTTTCTTGGTGTGAGAATAGATACCTGTGCCCTCACCCTCTCCCTCCCTCAGGACAAATTGGAAGCCTTACACGAACTTCTGATGACATTCCAGTCAAAAAAGCGTGCAAGCAAACGTCAACTTGAGTCCTTGATAGGAAAACTGAACTGGGCTTGTCAAGTGATACAAGGTGGTCGTACCTTCCTGCGCCGTGTGATTAATGCCAAGAATACCTTACATAGACAATCTGATAAAGTTCTTCTGGATTGTTTTCGGAAGGATCTGGAGTGGTGGACAGCTTTTCTACCTGTATTCAATGGAACAGTGCGTTTTCTAGAGACCCGTCCTGTTCGTTCCTTAATGACGGATGCATGCAACTCAGGAGGAGGCGGCTACTTCCATGGTGATTATTTCTATGTGAACTGGGCACTGGAATTACCTGAGGTGGCAGACAAACATATCAACACCAAGGAAACCTTGGCTATAATCCTTGCATTACAGCGTTGGGCCCCGTTGCTCTCCAACAAAAAGGTCATAGTGTACACAGACAATACTACGGCAAGGGCCAACATAAACAAGGGAGCCagcaaaaatacatttattatggACTGGCTTAGGAGCCTCTTTTGGACTCAACCTTCTTATAACTTTAGTGTCTATGCAGCCTATGTTAAAGGCAAATTGAATACACTAGCAGATGTCATTTCACGTCTAAATGAACCTAATATGCTTACTAAGCAATATGAAATGTTACCATTTGATGGGTCATGCATTGTACCTTTCACTGTTAAGGCTCTTGTGTCACACATGTCACCTGCTTTTATTTATTGTAGATGGGGCCGGGCTTCTTCAAGCACTGCACACTGCAGCTAGTCGCCTGAAGAGCCAAGGATGGGCTGTTAGCACCAAGAAAACATACCAAGCCCAAATTACCTGCTACTTGGACTTTTGTGCAAAGGTTAACCTACCTGGTGTGCCTGCATGTCTGGAGCAGATCATCCTATACATAGCATATATAGTGGATGTAAAATCTTTTAAGTATAGTACTATTAAGAATTATCTTAATATTGTGAAACATTTACATTGTGCAAATGACTTTGATGACCCTATTCATGGTGTATGGTTGATCCAGCAGACACTGAAGGGAGCAAAACGTGAACTTGGGGATGCCCAAGAGGCAGCTACACCAATCCAGCCTTGTCACCTTTTACTTATTAGGAGTGCGTTATGTTTAGACCTCAAGGAGGACTTATCTTTTTGGGCGGCATGCCTGATAGCATTTTTTGGACTTTTGCGCCCTGGAAACTTCTTATATCAGGGACCTATCTGTGTACCGGACCGCGACTTGTGTATCCAAAACATAAGCCCGCACGCCAAAGGCTTCTTGTTATCCCTGAATTGGACGAAAACTTTGCAGTTTCATGAGCATCAACTTCAAGTCACCCTTCCGGATCTGCACGGTCATCCACTGTGCCCTGCCAGCGCCCTGCGTAGCTTATTTCGGTTGCTTTTCGCCAATCCTTTGACTTCAGACACATCCCCTCTCCTTCAACGGACATATGGCAAACCCCTGTCTTACAGCTGGTTTTTGTCTCGACTGCGAAAAATCCTACCTGGAGAGGGCATCACCGGGCATTCCTTTCGGCGGGGCGGTGCCACGTGGGCGTTCCAGCAAGGTTTACAGGGTGAACTTATCCAAGAACTGGGTTTTTGGAAGAGCAACGCCTATCTACGCTACCTGGAGTCCAACTTggatcaaaaatttgcaaatatgtaCCAGTTTGGTAGAAGACTACCTTCAGCCTTTAGTTGATTTTACCCCTTCCCTCATTCAAACATTTTCCCCCTGGGTCTGGGAGGTTACTTTTTcacatgtacatgatgtattacatgtatgttgtttgTGTTTAATTGCAAATTGTATATTGagcattgcaaaaaataaaattttgtaggCCCAGGATACTGTTGTTTATTTGAAGTAAAATGTTAATTCATGTAGAAATGAATGAGGTTTACGGAAATAATGTTTCCGtgtatatttttctattattagGCAGCAAACCAGCTATGTCACATGTTATTTGTAAAGCGCGATTTTTTAGTGCGCAAATTTTTTTTGAGCAACAAAGAGCAAGTTTGAGCTATTTTTCACAAACCCACCCACCCACACCAGTTGTATTACTGCAGACATGCCTTGTATTTAGCAATTATGTGAGGTTACTTTTTcacatgtacatgatgtattacatgtatgttgtttgTGTTTAATTGCAAATTGTATATTGagcattgcaaaaaataaaattttgtaggCCCAGGATACTGTTGTTTATTTGAAgtaaattccttttaaaaagcCTATAGCTAATCACGTGATAAGAACGCGTTTGAATGATAAACTTGCTTTGTGGATACTTATGTTATGTCAGATACTTAATGGGCGTGGTCATTTTAAAACTCGGGACCTACGCTCTCTCGTGTTATTATGACCAAGCCCATTGGGTACCGCATATAACCAACAACACTATATGGGTGTCTGGAAGAAACGGAGTATTTGATTATAATACTCATGAGTAACTGTAACCATGGCTCATTTATTTCCCATTCGTCCCAGTGACTAAATGTCTTGGTTGCTATGATAATGATGCAAGCGACAAACTCTAGGACAGACCATATAGCCCTGCTACTAATAGGCGGTACGTAACGACCACAACAAACTAAGGTGTGtgtctttgaaaatcttcttctcaagaccCACTGAACCAGAAATGCCATTATTAACATCAACTTTTTGTATGGTGAAAAGTCTAAATTCAAATTGTAATCCGAATCAATATTTGGGACATAGGATGGGTCcaaagttcaaaataatattacaaagaaaaatgttttaaaatcttcttctcaagaacaccAATACTAATTTTTGTATTACTCTGCAATTATCTTCAattagtgtagattctaaattgtttaaactgaGATTCTCCTCCAGTCAATACCGAAGCTCCTGGAAGGGTTCATTGTTCACTAGAGAAATGTATAAGAAACGTTAAATGTTCTTCTTCTCAAGATTCataatgctacaatttgtggtATAACTATGCAAATATTCGCAGATAGTGTAAATTACATATTGTTCAAGCCGTGACCTTTGGGTCAGTACTGGGGTCCAGAGAGGGGTTTAAAACTCAACCTAGAAATaaataggaaaaatgtttttaaaaaatctttctttGAGGAAATAATGCTATAATATGTAATATTACTTTGCAAACATGCACATATCTTCAGTTATTcgtataaaaatatttctttgaagAAATAATACTATAGTATGTAATATTACTTTGCAAACATGCCACATCTTCAGTTACTCGTATCAAAGTAATAGTGACCTCCCTTTGgtattttataattgttaaattgaattgaattgctAAACTTGAAGACAAAAATGTTACGTTACCCAATGCCAAAGGGATACACTGGAAGGTGgaatatggttttaaaattatttcccAGCATGATCGTGCATGTTATATGTAATTGATACAAGTTGTACATTAGCATTATTATTTGCTCTAAATTATGTAGTAGTTTCAAACGACTATGCTGCCATATCCTGATAGAGCAACACAAATAGGATAAttcacaggcacttgtttctga includes:
- the LOC128186985 gene encoding uncharacterized protein LOC128186985, with product MTDRERRAKAGAKMSEIMKSLRESETIDLESTPSRPSPASIVRDGQHVQTGSVSPHEIADLESKCRELEVKLQRTKLECRYIERQTQIETETRNLHSMTLHPAAATAPPDTRTLDAPPEFQDGAGLLQALHTAASRLKSQGWAVSTKKTYQAQITCYLDFCAKVNLPGVPACLEQIILYIAYIVDVKSFKYSTIKNYLNIVKHLHCANDFDDPIHGVWLIQQTLKGAKRELGDAQEAATPIQPCHLLLIRSALCLDLKEDLSFWAACLIAFFGLLRPGNFLYQGPICVPDRDLCIQNISPHAKGFLLSLNWTKTLQFHEHQLQVTLPDLHGHPLCPASALRSLFRLLFANPLTSDTSPLLQRTYGKPLSYSWFLSRLRKILPGEGITGHSFRRGGATWAFQQGLQGELIQELGFWKSNAYLRYLESNLDQKFANMYQFGRRLPSAFS